In Paenibacillus sp. 1781tsa1, one DNA window encodes the following:
- the yidC gene encoding membrane protein insertase YidC, which translates to MEHKTNKGFTFTSGKGRIYGLIVILFAVMLLAGCSNNVSEITSSTPGFFNHYIVFPLSYLIQHIATIFNGSYGVAIIVITLVIRLALLPLMMRQAKSQQGTRVIMNAMKPEMDALKKKYEGKNDPADKQKLSQETMELYKKHKFNPLNIGCLPMLIQLPILSGIYTAIRLTPELSSHSFLWFKLGAPDYVLAVVVAVIYLIQAKVSQANMAPEQRKQFAIMGYLSPLMMAFFSLSAPAAMPLYWTVGGSFLVLQTLLFRKLYPVDHPQEPVIVEVGQKKNKKSGSSKSTRKPAKS; encoded by the coding sequence ATGGAACATAAGACGAACAAGGGATTCACTTTTACTTCGGGCAAGGGACGGATATATGGCCTGATTGTCATTTTGTTTGCAGTCATGCTGCTTGCCGGATGCAGCAACAACGTGTCGGAGATTACTTCATCGACACCGGGATTTTTTAACCACTATATTGTATTTCCGCTGTCGTATCTGATTCAACACATTGCTACTATATTTAACGGAAGCTACGGGGTCGCAATTATTGTGATCACGCTGGTCATTCGTCTAGCGCTGTTGCCATTGATGATGCGTCAAGCCAAGTCCCAGCAGGGAACAAGAGTCATTATGAATGCCATGAAACCCGAGATGGATGCGCTCAAGAAAAAATATGAAGGCAAAAATGACCCTGCTGATAAGCAAAAGCTATCTCAGGAAACAATGGAACTATACAAGAAGCATAAGTTCAATCCGCTGAATATTGGTTGCTTGCCGATGCTCATTCAGTTGCCTATCCTGTCAGGTATTTACACAGCCATCCGACTTACACCAGAATTGTCCTCCCATTCGTTTCTGTGGTTCAAACTGGGTGCACCGGATTACGTGCTCGCTGTGGTGGTCGCCGTCATCTATCTGATTCAAGCGAAGGTATCTCAAGCCAACATGGCGCCTGAACAGCGAAAACAGTTCGCCATTATGGGATATCTCTCCCCATTGATGATGGCATTCTTTTCTCTATCAGCCCCGGCAGCGATGCCGCTCTACTGGACGGTTGGGGGTTCCTTCCTGGTACTACAGACGTTATTATTCCGCAAACTGTACCCGGTAGATCACCCGCAGGAGCCTGTAATTGTGGAAGTGGGTCAGAAAAAGAATAAAAAATCTGGTTCCTCCAAATCTACTCGGAAACCTGCAAAGTCTTAA
- a CDS encoding AraC family transcriptional regulator has translation MQEEEARQGFAPEMIEMMASIWTRSIITLIDVRFQNVASQYPLEQYKMPSSMFIYAYGGEAQIQLNETTFAMERFGLVHGGKGSLLSITPKEEMVKTFMVFYRAESPLFFKKHLQQLLEQVNPFVQQFGYTPSNPILLRDWFQRMMNGWKRGKAMDQLQAKSFLYQLIHEVYRDLEGGEIRYLQPDPAYSAKIYLDKHYREPIMFQQIADMFGISGGQLTRLFKKREGMNLQEYLIQRRIEAACHDLKHTEATVKEIATGAGFTDEKNLFRMFKKHYKMTPSDYRKINALSMQVDGIDNDSHLPYDERELASLVKSYRDGESTMFGTLRSKEMILAAAMSMMLLLTACTSGTPANNGGTANTTPAQTQQTTQQEGSETKASEAVSQTRTISTVKGDVEVPNNPQRVVVDYLVGDVVALGVTPLGVARAARGETEPVYANQITDSIKVAMEPEDIMTLEPDLIILAWSDESYDDLSKIAPTIYVPYGDMTTEERIQFISDVLNKQEEAKDVLNAYTGKIEEAKLAFQNAGLSDVTITVGEFSDKSNYIAGAKHAVGELVYDELQLQAPSKVQTDIIDADKYWGDVSMEVLPAYSGDYMIFLGDGNVAADNAVWNSIPAVQHDRIVKVDSSLSWSTDIMTSSALIDYIVSQLLSLAK, from the coding sequence ATGCAAGAGGAAGAAGCAAGACAGGGATTTGCACCGGAGATGATTGAGATGATGGCGAGCATTTGGACACGTTCGATCATTACATTAATAGATGTACGCTTTCAGAACGTAGCGTCACAATACCCGTTGGAGCAATATAAAATGCCTAGTAGCATGTTTATCTATGCATATGGGGGAGAAGCGCAAATCCAACTGAATGAAACCACATTTGCAATGGAACGCTTCGGTTTAGTTCACGGCGGGAAGGGGAGCCTGCTCAGTATTACGCCTAAAGAGGAGATGGTGAAGACCTTTATGGTGTTTTATAGAGCAGAATCACCTCTTTTTTTCAAGAAACATCTGCAGCAATTACTGGAGCAAGTAAATCCATTTGTTCAACAGTTTGGTTATACGCCAAGTAATCCCATCTTGCTACGCGATTGGTTCCAACGGATGATGAATGGCTGGAAACGTGGCAAGGCGATGGATCAACTACAGGCCAAAAGTTTTCTATATCAATTGATTCATGAGGTGTACAGGGATTTGGAGGGTGGTGAGATTCGGTATCTCCAGCCAGATCCAGCCTATTCTGCCAAGATATATCTCGATAAACATTACAGGGAGCCCATTATGTTTCAACAAATTGCCGATATGTTTGGAATCAGTGGTGGACAATTGACGCGGTTGTTCAAAAAAAGGGAAGGGATGAACTTACAGGAGTATCTCATTCAGAGAAGGATTGAAGCTGCCTGTCATGACTTGAAGCATACCGAAGCGACGGTCAAAGAAATCGCAACTGGAGCTGGTTTCACAGATGAGAAAAACCTGTTCCGAATGTTTAAGAAGCATTACAAGATGACCCCAAGTGATTATCGGAAAATAAACGCACTATCCATGCAGGTTGACGGTATTGATAATGATTCTCATCTCCCTTACGATGAGAGGGAACTAGCGAGTCTAGTCAAGTCCTATAGAGATGGGGAATCAACGATGTTTGGAACATTAAGAAGTAAAGAAATGATTTTGGCGGCGGCGATGAGCATGATGCTGTTATTGACGGCATGTACGTCAGGGACGCCAGCGAATAATGGGGGAACGGCAAATACAACACCTGCGCAGACACAGCAGACAACACAACAGGAAGGGTCGGAGACAAAAGCTTCAGAAGCAGTCTCGCAGACCAGAACGATATCCACAGTTAAGGGTGATGTTGAGGTACCTAACAACCCTCAGCGAGTTGTAGTTGATTATTTGGTTGGTGATGTGGTAGCCCTAGGTGTAACTCCTTTAGGTGTGGCTAGAGCTGCACGGGGAGAGACAGAGCCTGTTTATGCTAACCAGATCACAGACTCCATAAAAGTAGCCATGGAGCCGGAAGATATCATGACGCTTGAGCCTGATCTTATCATTTTGGCATGGAGCGATGAGTCGTATGATGATTTATCCAAAATTGCCCCGACCATTTATGTTCCCTATGGTGATATGACTACAGAAGAGCGGATACAATTTATTAGCGATGTTTTGAACAAACAGGAAGAGGCTAAGGATGTTTTGAATGCTTATACCGGAAAAATCGAAGAAGCAAAGCTAGCCTTTCAGAATGCGGGCCTATCCGATGTAACGATTACGGTTGGAGAATTCAGTGATAAAAGTAACTACATAGCTGGAGCCAAGCATGCCGTTGGTGAGCTTGTTTACGATGAACTTCAATTGCAGGCACCTTCAAAAGTCCAAACGGATATTATCGATGCAGATAAATATTGGGGCGATGTCTCCATGGAAGTATTACCCGCTTACTCTGGCGATTATATGATCTTCTTAGGAGATGGAAACGTTGCTGCTGATAATGCAGTGTGGAATTCCATACCTGCTGTGCAACATGATCGGATCGTAAAGGTGGATTCTTCGCTATCTTGGTCTACGGACATAATGACTTCCAGTGCATTGATTGATTATATTGTTAGTCAATTGCTGTCATTAGCTAAATAA
- a CDS encoding iron ABC transporter permease codes for MKSKPEQKRRGAMNFTMYMVVGLGLTVLMSAASIMFGAADMRLATVWEAIFRFDPMLTEHQIIQSMRLPRTVADLIVGCSLAVCGAIMQGTTRNPLADSGLMGISSGAAFAIALCLAFLPGYSYWQMMLFACLGAAIATGMTYFTASLGNRGMTPQRLVLAGLSISMLFGALSQYLAINYNLGRALTFWTAGSTAGVKWGELLIISPLFVGGILLALALSPSVTLLSLGDDVASGLGIRSGLVKILSTIIVLVLTGLAVVVVGPVGFVGLITPHIVRYMVGVDYRYIIPAAALYGALLTVSADLAGRLINKPFETPIAIIFSIIGVPYFLFLARRQRREYE; via the coding sequence ATGAAAAGCAAGCCTGAACAAAAACGCCGTGGGGCAATGAACTTCACCATGTACATGGTAGTAGGGCTTGGATTAACGGTTCTCATGTCGGCGGCATCAATTATGTTTGGTGCTGCTGATATGAGGTTAGCAACGGTATGGGAGGCTATTTTCCGATTTGATCCAATGCTCACTGAACATCAAATTATTCAATCCATGCGTCTCCCGCGTACCGTAGCAGATCTCATCGTTGGGTGCAGCCTTGCGGTATGTGGCGCTATCATGCAGGGGACAACGCGCAATCCGCTGGCCGACTCCGGGCTCATGGGGATTAGCTCTGGCGCAGCATTTGCAATTGCACTATGCCTGGCCTTTCTGCCGGGTTATTCGTATTGGCAGATGATGTTGTTCGCTTGTCTGGGAGCAGCGATCGCCACCGGTATGACTTATTTTACCGCGTCACTGGGCAATCGCGGAATGACGCCTCAGCGGCTTGTGCTGGCAGGTCTGTCTATTTCAATGTTGTTCGGCGCACTCAGCCAGTATTTGGCGATCAATTATAACCTGGGCCGAGCATTGACATTCTGGACGGCGGGTAGTACAGCGGGGGTCAAATGGGGAGAATTGCTGATTATCTCACCGCTCTTTGTTGGTGGTATACTGCTGGCACTGGCGCTATCCCCTTCCGTTACATTGCTCAGTTTGGGTGATGATGTGGCAAGTGGACTCGGCATTCGCAGCGGACTGGTCAAGATTTTATCGACCATTATCGTACTCGTGCTGACTGGATTGGCTGTTGTTGTGGTTGGACCGGTTGGTTTTGTGGGTCTGATTACCCCGCATATTGTCCGATATATGGTAGGTGTCGACTATCGATACATTATTCCGGCAGCGGCGTTATATGGTGCGTTGCTGACCGTATCGGCCGATTTGGCTGGACGTTTGATCAATAAACCGTTCGAAACGCCGATCGCCATTATATTTTCTATCATTGGTGTACCGTACTTTCTCTTCTTGGCTCGAAGACAAAGGAGGGAATACGAATGA